In one window of Temnothorax longispinosus isolate EJ_2023e chromosome 11, Tlon_JGU_v1, whole genome shotgun sequence DNA:
- the Spn gene encoding uncharacterized protein Spn isoform X1: MAAIEEKKRVGGSKVSAIANIFQSKPQLDLSHRTNNILSDGFKEPAVPLKESPTQVTVVRTESHVARFNNARALFEKLGEENKSNRPVERVTKPNNLHGLRSRSSSANSGSGCTSPARSPRPHSPSPPGSREHLSTWSASVPALNAERHFENGHCAPERTGRSGVSLGKVERTGKENDRPERPEKPERRPNSKELIEKQRNWTSHFSKARPNRYNSDPNRSLVQTSLNSQNAQSQAQQSSSSFVDTCQSAATGDSASPATRSASFCSARSPPPPPPPVRNSSAASRRERPASIAAASPSELLESPEYATVEKFDDISPTIPEYAVVQKKKPQSSSKESKSDGDKTQDASLPEYAVVQKNTSKAALKKENSKETSKTQTLKSAASTDAVTESKIVSSRSTEAAKDVSKSTMQNLASSTTAEPITVNKTIISKPVEDTKEISKTSTQTVKSPSVVEAVSVCKDAALRSTENSKETLKSSTSMEEAPAFKAIISKPTEFSKEEAMEVVERPKEVTKSSTVPELKTAIANEYSDLSEQTKASPVLHCEDSSPVRSASMDNILTRRESDLLEAPECFNCPPSPIHSPAKTSEWRNEWLAKNEEILKRTVDLRDLKTSSREALEAELRGDVIKPDPRPDWARPNANAKRKETVDDKKTELIRSPESELGLPSAGTDSASSSMSSPSSPSKDSKEEKAEKEMSEKHQTGRNSYDLEAEDQDKPATYQSCVSGTESLSEKDQFKFNETDTTTVIRRSHVRLDLQAAGLGPRPPSVISSDQEYPPLEHKEIPVPSPYAKKLQQSEEIVLQSNIECKTQSKPNTEAKNHGSTEALKINTTSAENTLETKVKSSSDGVCQKTVSNAKNDQIKISVREKIAKNREEVSGKRSSFVEAESKDNVDKAAIRSQEMNSFGLITKESKDEEKYVTEVAKSEVSSRKECIAAVNSVLSKKMEKEVDQPQTTWEQEKQKAELAKLRLSENNNQDSTPSTPSQRHSNKKSNDQSSESSQFEDSDSSDTKTVTNVECVAREMQDNSVRIAETASKNSVNHITPVTPDTMTPDEAENLLSSRILEKKIRQGSALLSDEEAQEIARLLSPTGANDAIIGDGISNDKDKEGQDRDREDQDNTPDWLSDVLSAPDSSLINSATHDYSLSHRSRSDLTIDSLTESQIGSVTGSESGLLGSVSSLNDTHETNDDTETEHQDDYIPMPGKIILVENGVHYFEDGHFWMEVAGIPESDEDDEDYPSTVPIKKTSKVSFDTGPMRVYSTHSVNEYDRRNEDVDPVAASAEYELEKRVEKMEVFPVELMKGPEGLGLSIIGMGVGADAGLEKLGIFVKTITEKGAAAREGRIQVNDQIVEVDGKSLVGVTQAYAASVLRNTSGLVRFVIGRERDPKNSEVAMLIRQSLQADKERELANAANRKLNFSDASPDGQRGSEDISVGSGMSGIPGSPAMSSCSEGEPPHSPIENYLSPSSRSRSPILGSSMSQHNGTTQSDVDSLRLLLQESQYKLSLADEEVEKLKAKLVELENSGAGSEEYAAKLRESGLRLHESERALGTARQDLSTAREMLSQATAQNAALQQKYARARRAAKELRADITARDEFYQQLLQEKDTEYNALVKSLKDRVITLEVELTETQRRFGLPVRLPYDNATTRIVTPQLSRRQLPPPPSSTSCQLSDTETSDLSSPDDGDKTATVERKLPLPLPVKEELDRAVPAHRLLDNSAGKSKAELASRGGLANRQLPRRSGGLSNSSSDYGLDESGDNTDDDSSSKMTSQDSRSPNDLTSKQSNLSSYSSTSSISSLKGKSHMDPIHPTAIRQHSTISSQVRAMTEQSWPQSQKTLTGPPASLAEQLKQVLAEREKRLGGNDSSRESSGDFSDLNNPHNNDPTMVTHHLVEEIRQAVNEANQRVKKVSIPPSNLIGSGSAPWHHPGSSPSSLSSGGSVSPPGVDPSPLKAGGVVDSSTVWLPAHLSDFGLGDKKSHFWQNAPVADWSKEQVCQWLTGIGLEQYSSQFLDNGINGNNLLRLDSRDLKTLGVCDPAKSYLKRKLKELRAQADRERKERKELERMRRKAEKAARKK, translated from the exons ATGGCAGCGATAGAAGAGAAAAAGCGAGTAGGTGGCTCCAAGGTGTCGGCCATCGCAAATATCTTCCAATCCAAGCCACAACTGGATTTGAGTCACAGAACGAACAATATTCTTTCGGATGGATTTAAGGAACCAGCTGTTCCACTAAAGGAGTCTCCGACGCAAGTGACAGTGGTCAGAACTGAGAGCCATGTGGCACGTTTCAACAATGCGCGAGCCCTCTTCGAGAAACTTGGCGAGGAAAACAAATCGAACAGACC GGTGGAGCGAGTCACAAAACCGAACAACCTGCATGGCCTCCGGTCTCGCTCCAGTTCCGCGAACTCAGGTTCTGGATGCACTTCGCCCGCGAGATCACCCCGTCCTCACTCACCCTCTCCTCCGGGCAGCCGTGAACATTTGAGTACATGGAGCGCCAGCGTACCGGCTTTGAACGCGGAGCGGCATTTTGAGAACGGCCACTGCGCACCGGAGCGCACCGGCCGTTCTGGCGTGAGCTTGGGTAAGGTCGAACGGACGGGTAAAGAGAATGACCGTCCAGAGCGGCCGGAAAAGCCTGAACGCCGACCGAATTCAAAGGAGCTCATCGAGAAGCAACGGAATTGGACTAGCCACTTCTCCAAGGCTAGACCGAACCGGTACAATTCCGATCCGAATCGCTCGCTAGTTCAAACTTCTCTGAACTCCCAGAATGCCCAGAGTCAGGCGCAGCAATCGTCATCATCGTTCGTTGATACGTGCCAGAGCGCGGCAACTGGCGACTCTGCCAGTCCAGCTACCAGATCAGCAAGCTTTTGCTCGGCACGCTCACCTCCACCACCACCTCCACCTGTCAGGAACTCGTCCGCGGCCAGTAGGAGGGAACGACCGGCGAGTATCGCCGCCGCCAGCCCGTCCGAATTACTGGAGAGCCCGGAGTATGCAACGGTGGAGAAGTTTGACGACATCTCGCCGACGATTCCAGAGTATGCTGTTGTGCAGAAGAAGAAACCTCAGAGCAGTTCAAAAGAGAGTAAAAGTGACGGCGACAAGACTCAGGACGCATCGTTGCCAGAGTACGCTGTTGTGCAGAAAAATACTTCAAAAGCGGCTTTGAAAAAGGAGAATTCCAAAGAGACTTCCAAGACACAGACGTTGAAGAGCGCAGCTAGCACAGACGCAGTTACGGAAAGCAAAATCGTGAGTTCGAGGTCGACGGAAGCCGCCAAAGACGTTTCTAAATCTACTATGCAGAATTTGGCAAGCTCCACCACTGCAGAACCAATTACAGTTAACAAAACTATAATTTCAAAACCAGTGGAAGATACTAAGGAGATTTCTAAAACTTCTACGCAGACTGTGAAAAGCCCATCAGTTGTTGAGGCAGTTTCAGTATGCAAAGATGCAGCTTTAAGGTCAACAGAAAACTCGAAAGAAACCTTGAAAAGTTCTACATCTATGGAAGAAGCACCAGCATTCAAAGCTATAATTTCTAAACCAACAGAGTTTTCAAAGGAGGAAGCCATGGAGGTTGTGGAAAGACCGAAAGAAGTCACAAAAAGCTCAACGGTTCCAGAATTGAAAACTGCCATCGCAAACGAGTACAGCGACCTTTCCGAGCAGACAAAAGCATCGCCTGTACTGCACTGCGAGGATTCTAGTCCAGTTCGAAGTGCCTCGATGGACAATATTTTGACGAGGAGGGAAAGCGACCTGCTAGAAGCGCCGGAATGCTTTAACTGCCCTCCGAGCCCGATTCACTCACCAGCGAAGACTTCTGAATGGAGGAACGAATGGCTGGcaaaaaacgaagaaattcTGAAGAGGACTGTGGACTTGAGAGATTTGAAGACTTCGTCGAGGGAGGCTCTGGAGGCAGAGTTACGTGGCGACGTGATCAAACCGGATCCAAGACCCGATTGGGCCAGACcaaacgcgaacgcgaaaagaaaagagactGTGGACGATAAGAAAACCGAGCTGATACGATCACCGGAATCTGAGCTGGGTCTGCCCTCCGCAGGCACTGACAGTGCCTCATCCAGCATGAGTTCACCCAGCTCACCCTCCAAGGATAGCAAGGAGGAAAAAGCGGAGAAGGAGATGTCAGAGAAACATCAGACAG gTCGCAACAGCTATGACTTGGAAGCGGAGGACCAGGATAAGCCAGCCACGTATCAGAGCTGCGTCTCAGGCACGGAGAGCCTCTCCGAGAAGGACCAGTTCAAGTTTAACGAGACAGACACTACCACGGTCATTCGACGTTCTCACGTGCGCCTTGATCTTCAGGCTGCCGGGCTAGGTCCACGTCCACCCTCTGTCATCAGTTCTGACCAAGAATATCCGCCACTGGAACACAAGGAAATTCCTGTGCCCTCGCCGTACGCCAAGAAGTTACAGCAAAGTGAAGAAATTGTTTTGCAAAGTAATATCGAATGCAAAACTCAATCGAAACCAAATACGGAGGCAAAGAACCACGGCAGTACAGAAGCGCTGAAAATCAATACCACGTCCGCGGAAAATACGCTGGAGACAAAAGTGAAGTCTAGCAGCGATGGAGTATGTCAGAAGACGGTCTCGAATGCGAAGaatgatcaaataaaaatcagcGTGAGGGAGAAGATTGCGAAGAATAGGGAGGAGGTCTCTGGCAAGCGCTCCAGCTTTGTTGAAGCAGAAAGCAAGGATAATGTGGACAAGGCAGCTATTCGTAGTCAGGAGATGAATAGTTTTGGGCTCATTACGAAGGAGAGCAAAGACGAGGAGAAATATGTAACAGAGGTGGCGAAATCTGAGGTCAGCAGCAGAAAAGAGTGCATCGCAGCGGTGAACAGTGTTCTGAGTAAGAAGATGGAGAAGGAAGTGGACCAGCCGCAGACGACGTGGGAGCAAGAGAAACAAAAGGCTGAATTAGCGAAACTCCGGTTATCGGAAAACAATAATCAGGATTCTACACCTAGCACGCCTTCCCAAAGACATTCCAATAAAAAATCCAACGATCAATCGTCGGAGAGCAGCCAATTTGAGGACAGTGACTCCAGTGACACGAAGACCGTTACAAATGTGGAATGTGTAGCAAGGGAAATGCAGGACAATTCTGTTAGAATTGCAGAGACAGCTTCGAAGAATAGTGTCAATCATATCACTCCTGTGACGCCGGATACCATGACTCCAGACGAGGCTGAAAATCTGCTGAGTTCTCG CATCTTAGAAAAGAAGATTAG ACAAGGTTCGGCGTTACTATCGGACGAGGAAGCGCAGGAGATAGCGAGGCTGCTGTCTCCCACCGGTGCCAATGACGCAATAATAGGTGATGGGATTTCTAATGACAAGGATAAGGAAGGACAGGACAGGGATAGGGAGGACCAGGACAACACGCCCGACTGGCTGTCCGATGTCCTGTCTGCTCCTGATTCCAGTCTTATCAATAGTGCCACTCATGATTATAG tttgtCTCATAGATCTCGCAGTGACCTGACAATAGACTCGTTGACGGAAAGCCAAATAGGTTCGGTCACAGGAAGTGAGAGCGGACTGCTAGGTTCGGTCAGCAGCTTAAATGACACTCATGAAACTAACGATGACACCGAAACCGAGCATCAGGATGACTATATTCCAATGCCaggaaaaatt ATACTCGTGGAGAATGGCGTGCATTACTTCGAAGATGGTCACTTTTGGATGGAAGTGGCGGGGATCCCAGAGTCCGACGAAGATGACGAAGACTATCCGTCCACCGTGCCCATCAAAAAGACCTCCAAAGTGTCCTTCGATACCGGTCCCATGCGTGTTTACTCTACGCATTCGGTTAATGAATACGATCGCCGCAATGAAGATGTCGATCCTGTGGCGGCCAGTGCAGAGTATGAGCTGGAAAAGCGCGTCGAAAAAATGGAG gTATTTCCTGTCGAACTGATGAAAGGCCCGGAAGGCTTGGGCCTCAGCATAATCGGGATGGGCGTGGGCGCGGACGCGGGTCTAGAGAAGTTGGGCATCTTTGTGAAAACTATCACGGAGAAAGGTGCAGCCGCGCGTGAGGGTCGGATTCAGGTGAATGACCAAATCGTCGAGGTTGACGGCAAGAGTTTGGTCGGCGTGACGCAGGCTTACGCCGCTAGTGTGCTGAGGAACACCTCCGGTCTCGTGCGATTTGTCATCGGCAGGGAGAGGGATCCCAAGAATTCGGAGGTGGCGATGTTGATTAGGCAGAGTCTCCAGGcggataaagagagagaactgGCGAACGCTGCCAATAG GAAACTCAACTTCTCCGATGCTTCTCCCGATGGCCAACGAGGAAGCGAGGATATCTCTGTTGGCAGCGGGATGAGTGGGATTCCCGGTTCGCCGGCGATGTCCTCTTGCTCGGAGGGAGAACCGCCACATAGCCCCATCGAGAATTACCTGTCGCCTTCTAGTCGCAGTCGATCTCCGATACTCGGCTCGTCCATGTCACAACACAATGGCACTACGCAGAGCGACGTAGACAGTCTGAGATTGCTCTTGCAAGAG AGTCAGTATAAACTCTCATTAGCGGACGAGGAAGTGGAAAAGCTCAAGGCGAAG TTAGTAGAATTGGAAAACAGCGGAGCAGGTAGCGAAGAGTATGCAGCCAAACTGCGGGAATCAGGATTACGCCTTCACGAATCGGAGAGAGCATTGGGCACCGCCCGCCAGGACCTGTCGACAGCCAGGGAGATGCTGTCACAGGCGACGGCGCAAAACGCAGCTCTGCAACAGAAGTACGCCAGAGCTAGAAGAGCTGCCAAGGAATTGCGTGCGGATATTACGGCTAGGGACGAGTTCTATCAACAATTGTTACAGGAAAAGGACACAGAATACAATGCATTAGTGAAAAGTCTTAAAGATAGA GTGATAACACTAGAGGTGGAGCTGACGGAGACCCAGAGGCGATTTGGTTTGCCGGTACGATTACCATACGATAACGCCACTACTAGAATAGTAACACCGCAGCTTTCTCGCAGACAACTGCCACCGCCACCTTCATCAACTAGCTGCCAGCTTTCCGACACGGAGACCTCTGATCTCAGTAGCCCGGATGATGGAGACAAGACTGCAACTGTGGAGAGGAAGCTACCTCTGCCGCTACCGGTGAAGGAAGAATTAGATCGTGCCGTACCAGCCCATCGTCTGCTGGACAATTCTGCTGGCAAGAGCAAGGCAGAGTTGGCCAGCAGAGGTGGCTTAGCCAATCGTCAGTTGCCCAGACGATCCGGAGGCCTCAGCAACAGTAGTTCT gACTACGGATTAGACGAGTCGGGCGACAACACGGACGATGATTCTTCCTCAAAAATGACTTCGCAAGACAGCAGGTCGCCCAACGACTTGACATCCAAGCAGTCCAACTTGAGTTCCTATTCCAGCACTTCATCCATCAGTTCACTTAAGGGAAAATCGCACATGGATCCTATACATCCCACTGCGATCCGGCAGCACAGCACCATCAGCTCGCAAGTTAGGGCGATGACTGAGCAGAGTTGGCCCCAATCGCAGAAAA CTTTGACCGGACCTCCTGCGTCATTGGCAGAACAGCTAAAGCAGGTTTTGGCCGAGCGAGAAAAGCGGCTTGGCGGAAACGACTCCTCGAGGGAGAGCTCTGGAGACTTTAGTGATCTCAACAATCCTCATAATAACGATCCAACTATGGTTACGCATCATCTCGTGGAGGAGATACGACAAGCTGTTAACGAGGCTAATCAAAGAG TGAAAAAGGTATCGATTCCTCCATCGAATTTGATCGGTAGCGGAAGTGCCCCGTGGCATCATCCAGGAAGTTCTCCTTCGAGTTTGTCTTCCGGCGGTTCTGTGAGTCCTCCCGGTGTTGATCCTAGTCCTTTAAAAGCCGGCGGCGTCGTAG ATTCGAGCACAGTTTGGTTGCCCGCTCACCTAAGCGACTTTGGTTTAGGTGACAAGAAGTCCCACTTTTGGCAGAATGCACCAGTTGCAGATTGGTCCAAGGAACAA GTGTGCCAATGGCTGACGGGAATTGGTTTAGAACAATACTCGTCTCAATTTTTGGATAATGGCATTAATGGAAATAACCTGTTGCGTTTGGATTCGAGAGATTTGAAGACTTTAGGGGTTTGCGACCCCGCTAAAAGTTATCTGAAACGCAAACTGAAGGAGTTAAGAGCGCAGGCTGATCGCGAGCGCAAGGAGCGTAAGGAACTCGAGCGAATGCGACGGAAAGCAGAGAAAGCCGCGCGGAAAAAGTAG